One window of the Triticum dicoccoides isolate Atlit2015 ecotype Zavitan chromosome 3B, WEW_v2.0, whole genome shotgun sequence genome contains the following:
- the LOC119277318 gene encoding UDP-glycosyltransferase 87A2-like — MAAAAAEPCRCHIVAVPFPGRGHVNAMMNLSRLLAARGAAVTFVVTEEWLGLLRSSSSAPPPPGVRLHAIPNVIPSEHGRAADHAGFLDAVATEMEAPFELLLDRLREEEGGEVPPVAALVADTYVSWVVGVGNRRGVPVCSLFPMPASFFSAYYHFESLPPRLVDEHAPAAGATTDKSDKRLEHYISGFASSSVTLSDLEPLIHNKKTVNHVLAAVSSIKNAQCLLFTTMYELEAGVINSLRSALPCPVLPVGPCIPYMTLEDQHSKSNGEVTTSPGDCFTWLDSQPVNSVLYVSLGSFLSVSASQLDEIALGLASSGVRFLWILREKSSRVRELVGDTDRGMIMAWCDQLKVLCHPSVGGFLTHCGMNSTLEAVFAGVPMLALPLFFDQPIDGRLIVEDWKVGLALREWADKDGLIGSQDIARAVKRLMACDEDNTKAIRRRALEWKEVCGRAVEKGGSSYDNLSSLMQMVCASRCTELDQQCSKTDA, encoded by the exons atggccgccgccgccgcggagccGTGCCGCTGCCACATTGTGGCGGTGCCGTTCCCCGGCCGGGGCCACGTCAACGCCATGATGAACCTGTCCCGCCTCCTGGCCGCGCGCGGCGCCGCGGTCACCTTCGTCGTCACCGAGGAGTGGCTCGGCCTgctccgctcctcctcctccgccccgccgccgcccggcgtCCGCCTGCACGCCATCCCCAACGTCATCCCCTCCGAGCACGGCCGCGCCGCCGACCACGCGGGCTTCCTCGACGCCGTCGCCACCGAAATGGAGGCGCCCTTCGAGCTCCTGCTCGACCGCCTCCGTGAGGAGGAAGGGGGGGAGGTCCCGCCCGTCGCGGCCCTCGTGGCGGACACCTACGTGTCCTGGGTCGTGGGCGTCGGCAACCGGAGGGGCGTCCCGGTCTGCTCGCTCTTCCCCATGCCCGCCTCCTTCTTCTCCGCCTACTACCACTTCGAGTCCCTCCCGCCGCGCCTCGTCGACGAGCAcgccccggccgccggcgccacCACAG ATAAATCTGATAAGAGACTTGAGCACTATATCTCAGGCTTTGCTTCAAGTTCAGTAACCTTGTCTGATCTGGAGCCCTTAATTCACAACAAGAAAACAGTAAACCATGTCCTAGCAGCTGTCTCTAGCATCAAGAACGCGCAATGCCTCCTATTCACCACCATGTACGAGCTTGAGGCTGGTGTCATCAACTCCCTAAGGTCAGCACTCCCATGTCCAGTTCTCCCAGTTGGGCCCTGCATTCCCTACATGACACTAGAAGACCAGCATTCCAAGTCCAATGGAGAAGTTACCACCAGTCCAGGAGACTGCTTCACCTGGCTGGACTCTCAACCCGTGAACTCGGTGCTATACGTCTCCCTCGGCAGCTTCCTCTCTGTGTCAGCCTCCCAGCTTGATGAGATAGCATTAGGCCTTGCATCGAGCGGTGTCAGATTCTTATGGATTCTTCGTGAAAAGTCTTCCCGGGTGCGAGAACTTGTCGGCGACACCGACAGGGGCATGATAATGGCATGGTGCGATCAGCTGAAGGTTCTGTGCCATCCTTCTGTTGGGGGCTTCTTGACACATTGTGGGATGAACTCGACACTTGAAGCTGTCTTTGCTGGTGTGCCCATGCTTGCTCTGCCACTGTTCTTTGATCAACCGATTGATGGCCGTCTAATTGTTGAAGACTGGAAGGTTGGACTGGCCCTGCGCGAATGGGCCGATAAGGATGGCCTGATTGGGAGTCAGGACATTGCAAGGGCTGTTAAGAGGCTCATGGCCTGCGATGAGGACAATACCAAGGCGATAAGGAGGCGTGCCCTTGAGTGGAAAGAGGTCTGTGGCAGAGCTGTCGAAAAGGGTGGATCTTCCTATGATAATCTCAGTTCATTGATGCAGATGGTATGCGCGTCGCGATGTACTGAACTTGATCAGCAATGTTCCAAAACTGATGCTTGA